The Tolypothrix sp. NIES-4075 genomic interval TTCAAATCCAGCTTGGGGATCGTCAAAGACTTTGGTAACGTCTTGCTTAATTCCTTCATAGTTGAGTTCGGGACGATCCAGCGAGTTGAGATAGTCGCGAATTTTTCCAAAAGTTCCCTCAACTATTGATTGTACTCGTTGCTGAATCTGTTGGTACTGTTCTACAAGTGAGTTGCGAACCGATTCGATTTGGTCTACAATGCGGTTTGCTTCTTCTTCGGAAATATCTTCACGTTGAGATAGCAATGCAACTATTGATGAACGGTCGATTTTAGAAACGCGATCGCTTAAACTTCCAATTCCCGCACGGGGAGAAGACAACAACAATTGTAAATCGCGCTTGATAGCATCTGGGTTAAGTTCTTCTTTGTTAGTGTTCCGCAAATAGTTTTCCAGATTCGCTTCAAAATCTAAAGCTTGTTTGGTAGCACGATTTGCTAAACGACGCGGTGCTTTTACAATGCTGTCAATCGCTGATTGGACTTGATCTATTATCTGATTAACTTGCTCTTCGCTCAAGTTTCCGCTCTCTGTGACAAGTTTAGTTAAGGTTTCTCGATCAACTTGCGATAAGCGATCGCGTAATGCAGATGTACCTTCTTTCGGATTGTCGAGTAATTTTTCTAAATCTGCTTTGATACCTTCTGGATTCAATTCTTCCAGATTGGTGTTGCGGAGATATTCAGCGATTGCTGTTGTCGTTTGTTCGTATTGTTGTTTCGCTTTTTGCGGAGCTTGCAAAATATTATTGCGTACAGATTCAAAATTATCGAGAACTTCGTTAACTTGTTCTTCGCTTAAATCTTGACGCTGAGTCAACAGTTGAACTAATGTATCCCGGTCAAATTGCGAGAAGCGATCGCGCAGTAAGCTGATTCCCGCTTGCGGATCATCGAGCAATACTTTAAACTCACGTTTAATCGCTTCCGGATTAAGTTCTTCTTTGTTAGTATTGCGGAGATACTCTTCTACTTTTTGACGCAGCTCATCAGCTTTGCCTTTTGCTTGTTCTTGCAATTCTTGAGCGCGATTCAAGATATTATCGCGAGTGCTTTCAATTGAACCAACAATATTGTTAGCTTCTTCATCGCTGATATCTTGACGTTGCTTGAGCAATTGTACCAAAGTATCGCGGTCAAATTGTTTGAAGCGATCGCTTAAATCTTCAAAACCCGCTTCCGGATCTTCAACTAACTTAGAAAAATCGCGTTGAATACCCTCTGGGTTGAGTTCTTCTTTTCCAGTCGAACGCAGATAATCTTCGATGCGGGTGCGGAAGTTTTGATTTTGTTCTTTTCCTTCAGCTTGCCCAACAACTTCTAAAACTTCATTGCGATCGCTTTCCATTTGTTCGGAAATTTCTTTGATCCGCGCTTCGCTGATATCACCCCGCTGCTTCAGCAAATTGGTAAAATACTCTAAGTTGAGTTCTTCTAATTGCCGTCTGACTTTTCCTGGATCTGCATTTTGGTCATAAATCACATCTTTGAATTCATCTTTCAGCGTGATTCGATTGAAATGCCAAGGAAACGAATTCAAAATGTAATCTTCGACATCCGTCTTAATCGTGTTGCTAGTTGCTGGCAACTTTGCCGTTGCTTGCTGGCTCAAATTTTGTAATTGTTGTCTAATTTTATCAACATCTACATCTTGAACTTTTTCTTTCAGCTTTTGCAACTGAGGTGTGATTTTTTCTAAATCGATATTCGACAGATTTACATTTTTTAACACTGCGGGAACAGCCGCACCCAAGCCTAATTCAATAGCTTGTTTCATCACGCCATTGCTTTGCTTGCCATTACCACCGCCAGCGGTCACCAATTGCTGAAGCTTTTCGCCTAATTTATCAGAATTTAATTCTTCCGGACTCGCAGAATTGAGCAAATTCAATACTTGCTCTGTGGGATTTTTTTGTCGATTTAAAACTTGTTGCCAAGCACCTTCTAATTGGTCAGCAATGTTATTTATATCTTCTTGAGAAAAGTCTGTGCGACTGCTAACTAAATCTACAAAAGTCTGGCGATTAATATTTTTCAAAACATCGCTATTGCCGAGAGATTGTAAATCGGTATCTTTCAGCAACTGGTCAAATTGATTGCGAATATCTTTAGTATCCAGCTTTGGTAATTGCAGAGAACTTAAAGAACTTTGCAGCGTATTTTTGATACTGTCAGAATCAAAACCAGAAGTTAATTCGCGACGAACTGCGGCTGTAATATCTTCCGCTGTAGAAACCATTTGATTTTTAGCAGCATTAGCACCTAAAGCTGCGGTTGCTGTTCCCATCATTCCTTGAAAGCCAGCACTTGCAGTCTTTACAAGAGAACCAATTAATGAACCTACGGCTGAAGAACCTAACCAAACTATTAGTGAAAAGTACGTAGACCAAATTACTACACCGATAATTGCTCCTAAAACTGCGCTACCAATTAAGCTGAGTTTTACTGCTAGAAAACAAGCAGCGAATAAGGCAATACTTGCGGTTATCAGTGCCCAAATTCCTACTTTTGTTTCAACATTGCGAATTGTACTACCTAAGCTTTGGGACTCATCTGATGATGAGTCACCACCTAAAGTAGAAATCCCTACAGCTAGAGAGAAGTTTGTTAATAAAAATTGAAAGGCAAATGCCATCAATACACCAGATAACATTGCTACCAAAAATTTCGGTCCAGAAAAGGCTACCGAAACTTCCGGAATTACAACTGCCTGAGCAACTGGCATTGATTGTAATCCGTGTTCGTATAACTTTAAAACTGTTTGGAAACTGGAAAACATATTATTTTCTCACTTTCGCACTTACTACTATTTAAGGCTAACGACCAGTTATCTTGATATACACTCACTTCGGTAAGAAATATTCTTATCAAAAGTAGTAGTTTTGCGGGCAGTTAGGAAATTAATTTTTGATACATTTCTTCAAATAAACTCAGAAACATAAATTATATTTTTATATATAGATTAAACAAGCAAGTTTTTGCTTTGTTGTTATTAACATGTAGGTACAAGAACTTATATCATACTCGCGATAGAGGTAAAAGTTCTTCCAAGGGATTGATGACGAGTTGACAAAGAAAATGGATAAATAGAATTATTCAAGCGACTAAAGAAAGAAAAATATTAGTATTGGGAGAATTTGAAAATGGTTGTGGGAGTACATAGACGCGCTGTAGGCGTATTTGCTCGTCGCCGGGATGCAGAAGCGGCACTGCATGAACTGAAAAAATCCGGCTTTGACATGAATAGAGTGTCTGTGGTAGTGCAAGATGCAGACGGCGATAAAGATATAGCAGGTGCGGAAGTTAGAGAACGTGTTGGCGATAAATCAGATGAAGGTGCCACAGTTGGTGCTGTGACTGGCGGTACTTTAGGCGGATTGACAGGCTTGTTAGTAGGTTTGGGGACTTTAGCAATTCCCGGTATTGGACCAATTATGCTGGCTGGGGCAACAGCAACCGCCTTAGCAACAACTTTAGCAGGTGCCGGTATTGGTGCAGTAGCTGGTAGTTTGTTGGGTGGATTGATTGGTTTGGGAATTCCCGAAGAACGAGCCAGAGTTTACAACGATCGCGTACAACGAGGACAATATTTAGTTATCCTTGATGGCACAGATGCGGAAATTGCCGAAGCTGAAAAAATCCTGCATACCAGCGGTATAGAAGAATTTGGCATTTATGACCACCCGAATCAGACAATAGCTACAGGTATTCCCAGTCGGGGTGTCGGTGTCAGAAAACATGCTGTTGGTTATTTCTCAAATCTGAATAATGCAGAATCGGCAATCAACGATTTGCGAAGAGCAGGCTTTCCTTTAAGCCAAATTACCCTTCTTCATCAAAACTCAAGCCGTCGCGATGCATTTGCCGGCGTTGATTTGCGCGATCGCTTTGATGAAAATAGATGGCGGCTACCAGGCGATCGCCATCGCTTTTACAACGATATAATCCATCAAGGGCAGTACGTTATCATCGTCGATGGTACAGATGATGAAATTAACCACGCTGCGGCAATTCTCAATCGACATGGAATTCAACAGTGGCAAGTTTTTGACCCGGAAGCAAGCCCAAGAGCAGATTTGTATCCGAATCAAACAGGCATTGCTACTCCTGTAAGCACCGCACCTCTGCATAGAAAACGGGCGATCGGTGTATTTTCTCATCGCCGCGATGCAGAAGCTGCAATTGGCGATTTGCGCGATGGTGGAATATCGCTGGATCATGTTTCGATCATCGGTAAAAATGCTTCGGGCGATCACATGGGTGGCGTGGGTGTAAATGACTCTGTAGACAATACCAAAGCCGACGATGGCGCAAAAGCAGGCGCCGTTACAGGTACTGCATTAGGCGGTTTAGGCGGCTTATTAGTTGGTCTTGGCACCTTGGCGATTCCGGGAGTCGGTCCAGTACTAGTAGGTGGTGCGGCTGCAACTGCTTTGGCTACAGCTTTGACAGGTGCTGGTATTGGTGCAGCAGCTGGCAGTATAGCTGGGGCATTAGTCGGCTTAGGAATACCGGAAAAAAATGCGAAAATTTATAATGATCGCATTAATAGAGGCGATTATTTGGTAATCGTTGATGGCACAGATGCAGAAGTTCGCCGTGCTGAAGAAATTCTAAAGAGGCGACATGTTGAAGAGTTTAACATCTATGATGCTACCGATTTAGACCGTCCAGGCGATCGCTCAGTTGTTGCTGAACCAGCACCATTAGATCGGGGAATTATTGCTCAACCAACACCTGTTGTTAACACTAACGTACCTCTGCACAGAAACAAAAGAGCGATCGGTGTATTCGCTCATCGTCGCGATGCAGAAGCTGCAATTGGCGATTTGCGCGATAATGGAATATCGCTGGATCATGTTTCGATCATCGGTAAAAATGCAGACCACAACGTTGGTGGTGTAAGTGTAAATGACCGTCTAGACGATAACAAAGCCGACGATGGTGCAAAAGCTGGTGCAGTTACAGGTGGTGCATTAGGCGGTTTAGGCGGCTTATTAGTTGGTCTTGGCACGTTAGCGATTCCCGGAGTCGGTCCAGTACTATTAGGTGGTGCGGCTGCAACTGCTTTGGCTACAGCCTTGACAGGTGGTGCGATTGGTGCAGCAGCTGGGGGTATAGCTGGGGCATTAGTTGGTTTAGGAATACCGGAAAAAAATGCGAAAATTTATAACGATCGCATTAATAGAGGCGATTATTTGGTAATCGTTGATGGCACAGATGCAGAAGTTCACCGTGCTGAAGAAATCCTCAAACGACGACATGTTGAAGAGTTTAACATCTATGATGCTACCGATTTAGACCGTCCAGGCGATCGTGGCGTTGTTACTCAACCAACATCTGTTGCTAACACTACTCAAAGCAATTACGTGCCATCGATTGATAGCGACGAACCCGCAGTCATCATTATTGACCGTCGCGATGAAACTGTCTCATAACTTATTAAGCTGTTGGACATTTAAATTGCATATTAAGTATAAATAAGTCTCTTGTGGGATGGGCATCTTGCCCGTCCAAGTTATGCAATTTAAAAGTAGATTAGCTTACCTCTCGTTTTTGAGCATAACCTGTTACCGATTTTAAAGCATTGTCAGGTATAACTTAGAAACGAGAGAATAAAAAACTTCCTCCTCACCACTTCACAATTTACCCGTTTCTAGTAACAATTAAACAAATGAAAAAGCTAACTCCTTTCTTTATTAGTGCTTTATTACTTTTTGGTGCTGCTGCTTGTCAAAATCCCGCTAAAACCAGCGCGGATGCACCAAATGATACTAATAAACCTGTATCTCAAACCGAAGCCCCAAGCGCACAAGCAACTGAAGCTGCGAAAGAAGACGCTCAAAGTCAAACCCGCAGAAACCAACTAAATGCCGACATTCAAGCACGCGAACAGCGGAATAATGCAACCGGAGGCGATAGTAAAAGAGCCGTAGGCGATTTAAAAAGTGAAGTTCGTTCTAAGTTGGAAGCTAACACCCCCGGTAGTAATTTAGCAGTTGAAGCTACAAAAGATGGCATAGTCACTGTTACCGGAACTGTAACTAATGAAGCCCAACTAGCTAAAATTGAACCTTTATCTAAAGAAATTAAAGGTGTCAAACAAGTGGTAAATAAAGCAACCGTTGTTAAGAAATAATCCACACAGCAACACTGTTTTATACTCGAAAAAGCAGAATCATTATGAACGCAAACTTACAGCAATCGGAATACGATAATCCCACCTCACCACAAGGTATGGTAGCAATTGAAGGTTCAAACCCGCAAAATCTGGCAATGCTACCACCTGCGAGTGAACCAGAAAACCAATTGCAGGAATTTGGACAACAAGTTTCGGATTTTTTGGCAAAATTGCCGGAAAATATAGGTAGATTCTTTAGAGAATACAAGAAACCAATTATCAACGTTGGTTTATTTATAGCAGCAATTCTCGCAGTCAAAATAGTTCTGGCAATTTTGGATGCACTCAATGATATTCCGCTGCTATCTCCAACTTTTGAGTTAGTGGGAATTAGTTACTCAACTTGGTTTGTTTTCCGCTATTTACTCAAAGATTCGACTCGGCAAGAATTATCTGCTAACATTGAATCGCTAAAAAAACAGACTTTTGGCAACAATGTTGACCAAATGTAAATGAATTGCCGATGAGGTAATTTGAAATTTGTCTGGAGAAGAAAGGCATTTAGACTAGAAACTAAAAATTTATTTTTCTTCTACGTCTGGTGTAACGAAATATCTCTTTGACAGACAAATTTCCGAAAATTAAATGTTGTGTCTTCAATCCTTTTTGCTTGTTTGTGGTCAAGTCGAAATCAACTTTCTCACTTGACCATTTTCTTATACGGTATAAATAACTACATCAATAAATAAATACACCAAAAGGCATAAAAATGTATCTTCTCTAAGAGATATGTTTTTATAAAAAATATTTATATCTATTATAAAAATCTACCTAATGATAGAGAAAAAAAAAGAGTTGATTGAGTTAATTCCTTTCTAAAGATAGTGTAATTTTCATAACAAAAACCCTTAATCTAGTTTATAAAGTTATTCAATCAGTTGAAAAAGGATTTGATTTATGGCTGAAGAAAAGTTTAATAAAGCAGTAGATTCATCCGATCGCGCCAAAGAAGATAATTACGATAGAGGTATTGTGCCTGCGGAAACTGCGGCTCGTAAAAAAAGAGAAGGAGATCAATTTAAAACAACTCCTACTGAAGAAAGGGAAGCAAGTGCGATCACCGACGACCAAACCCACCCAGGTGACAGCATCCGCACCACAGACGGCTACACAACCGACAAAGAAGGTCTGTTGAACAACCACGGAATCGAACCGGAAATGTACTACAATACACCCGGAGACGCACGCCAAACAGCAGCAACAGATGAAGCTGAACGTGTCGAAGAACTTGAAGAAATCAACGAAGACAAGCAAGGAGAATTGAGCGAAAAGGGTGACAAACGCGGTAGAGGTCCGGGTGCAGTTTAGTTTTGCATTACTAAAGTTTCTCTGATGGTTATACGGCATTTTCACTGCGACGGTCGGGAATAAAGTCCCGGTCGTCGCTTATTTCGATAACGGTGAATTATCGTAATTTGCCAGAATATCAGCCGGATCGTTGTAAATAGCGATCGCCCTTTCGAGTTGACTATCATCAAAACCGCCGCAGCGTACCGCAATCACGCCAACTCCTGCCGCAGAAGCCGACTGAATATCATAGGGTGTGTCACCTAGCATGACAACTTCATTTGGTTG includes:
- a CDS encoding general stress protein, which produces MVVGVHRRAVGVFARRRDAEAALHELKKSGFDMNRVSVVVQDADGDKDIAGAEVRERVGDKSDEGATVGAVTGGTLGGLTGLLVGLGTLAIPGIGPIMLAGATATALATTLAGAGIGAVAGSLLGGLIGLGIPEERARVYNDRVQRGQYLVILDGTDAEIAEAEKILHTSGIEEFGIYDHPNQTIATGIPSRGVGVRKHAVGYFSNLNNAESAINDLRRAGFPLSQITLLHQNSSRRDAFAGVDLRDRFDENRWRLPGDRHRFYNDIIHQGQYVIIVDGTDDEINHAAAILNRHGIQQWQVFDPEASPRADLYPNQTGIATPVSTAPLHRKRAIGVFSHRRDAEAAIGDLRDGGISLDHVSIIGKNASGDHMGGVGVNDSVDNTKADDGAKAGAVTGTALGGLGGLLVGLGTLAIPGVGPVLVGGAAATALATALTGAGIGAAAGSIAGALVGLGIPEKNAKIYNDRINRGDYLVIVDGTDAEVRRAEEILKRRHVEEFNIYDATDLDRPGDRSVVAEPAPLDRGIIAQPTPVVNTNVPLHRNKRAIGVFAHRRDAEAAIGDLRDNGISLDHVSIIGKNADHNVGGVSVNDRLDDNKADDGAKAGAVTGGALGGLGGLLVGLGTLAIPGVGPVLLGGAAATALATALTGGAIGAAAGGIAGALVGLGIPEKNAKIYNDRINRGDYLVIVDGTDAEVHRAEEILKRRHVEEFNIYDATDLDRPGDRGVVTQPTSVANTTQSNYVPSIDSDEPAVIIIDRRDETVS
- a CDS encoding BON domain-containing protein, whose translation is MKKLTPFFISALLLFGAAACQNPAKTSADAPNDTNKPVSQTEAPSAQATEAAKEDAQSQTRRNQLNADIQAREQRNNATGGDSKRAVGDLKSEVRSKLEANTPGSNLAVEATKDGIVTVTGTVTNEAQLAKIEPLSKEIKGVKQVVNKATVVKK
- a CDS encoding CAAD domain-containing protein, with product MNANLQQSEYDNPTSPQGMVAIEGSNPQNLAMLPPASEPENQLQEFGQQVSDFLAKLPENIGRFFREYKKPIINVGLFIAAILAVKIVLAILDALNDIPLLSPTFELVGISYSTWFVFRYLLKDSTRQELSANIESLKKQTFGNNVDQM